Proteins from a single region of Palaemon carinicauda isolate YSFRI2023 chromosome 1, ASM3689809v2, whole genome shotgun sequence:
- the LOC137641052 gene encoding uncharacterized protein in mobD 3'region-like, giving the protein MVVRGRERAIIGLADGTFPCEDVDLEELEIEDLDLEGFEIEDLDLEGFEIEDLDLEGFEIEDLDLEGFEIEDLDLEGFEIEDLDLEGFEIEDLDLEGFEIEDLDLEGLEIEDLDLEGFEIEDLDLEGFEIEDLDLEGFEIEDLDLEGFEIEDLDLEGFEIEDLDLEGFEIEDLDLEGLEIEDLDLEGFEIEDLDLEGLEIQDLDSEGLEIEDLDLEGLEIEDLDLEGLEIEDLDLEGLEIEDVDLKGLEIEDLDLEGREIEDLDLEGQHLDLEGLEIEDLDLEGLEIEELDLEGFEIEDLDLEGLEIEDLDLMGLEIEDLDLEGLEIEDLDLEGLEIEHLDSEGLEIEDLDLEGLEIEDEDLDSEGLEIEDLNLEGLEIEDVDLEEREIEDVDLEGLEIEDLDLEGLEIEDLDLEGLEIEDLDLEGLEIEDLDLGT; this is encoded by the exons ATGGtagtgagagggagggagag ggcgatAATTGGACTTGCGGACGGGACTTTCCCATGCGAAGATGTGGACTTAGAGGAACTTGAAATAGAAGATTTGGACTTAGAGGGATTTGAAATAGAAGATTTGGACTTAGAGGGATTTGAAATAGAAGATTTGGACTTAGAGGGATTTGAAATAGAAGATTTGGACTTAGAGGGATTTGAAATAGAAGATTTGGACTTAGAGGGATTTGAAATAGAAGATTTGGACTTAGAGGGATTTGAAATAGAAGACTTGGACTTAGAGGGATTTGAAATAGAAGATttggacttagagggacttgaaatagaagatTTGGACTTAGAGGGATTTGAAATAGAAGATTTGGACTTAGAGGGATTTGAAATAGAAGATTTGGACTTAGAGGGATTTGAAATAGAAGATTTGGACTTAGAGGGATTTGAAATAGAAGATTTGGACTTAGAGGGATTTGAAATAGAAGATTTGGACTTAGAGGGATTTGAAATAGAAGATttggacttagagggacttgaaatagaagacttGGACTTAGAGGGATTTGAAATAGAAGATttggacttagagggacttgaaatacAAGACTTGGACTcagagggacttgaaatagaagacttggacttagagggacttgaaatagaagacttggacttagagggacttgaaatagaagacttggacttagagggacttgaaatagaagacgTGGACTTAaagggacttgaaatagaagacttggacttagagggacgtgaaatagaagacttggacttagagggac aacacttggacttagagggacttgaaatagaagatttggacttagagggacttgaaatagaagaaTTGGACTTAGAGGGATTTGAAATAGAAGActtggacttagagggacttgaaatagaagacttggacttaatgggacttgaaatagaagacttggacttagagggacttgaaatagaagacttggacttagagggacttgaaatagaacACTTGGACTcagagggacttgaaatagaagatttggacttagagggacttgaaatagaagac GAAGACTTGGACTCAGAGGGTCTTGAAATAGAAGATTTGAACTTggagggacttgaaatagaagacgTGGACTTAGAGGAACGTGAAATAGAAGACgtggacttagagggacttgaaatagaagacttggacttagagggacttgaaatagaagacttggacttagagggacttgaaatagaagacttggacttagagggacttgaaatagaagacttGGACTTAGGGACTTGA